The following proteins come from a genomic window of Montipora foliosa isolate CH-2021 chromosome 2, ASM3666993v2, whole genome shotgun sequence:
- the LOC137984766 gene encoding nonsense-mediated mRNA decay factor SMG7-like translates to MAPILGSVPQVLRQAETLKAALKSSFDDFTVGSEGWQSRQRLQDLYKSILLTDLESALDKKVEQDLWNCAFKSQIDFLRQQAKERKGTKKVEVQAVLTLFLEASSGFYIQLLQELCLTYRLDIPGHVRSSQLGILEEINGNNCVTKKPHTQSCYYICQDCLVHLGDIARYCDDPDQAEVFYHHALVLVPSNGQPYNQLAILASGKGDELGTVYYYCRSIAVKNPFPAASTNLQKTLSKVVSRHNTRDVTQNISKAELGHIFLQFHGHVYLVQDLEEAKVLKDCILVALKGILKQNKFTSNFLIKLVSITLFVLWNVKTGGADELEEFDCIGKDEEECLKLTLSFAVELFDVLVLSACESGPSNEQSDVLPALNLLCQWFAAASPNTWNGDILKKAKIWEDFAALLNLLQVTYPHLPEKTDLPLYEDWELQCFLPLRITQRKLTYSMKRTKPDDEVAHRVGRLVRFANRLVTSTPCILSKVEDLATGLSQFSLKVNTSSPIEEISAQEDKFPKSPQDIDLESAGQKLLASLPTLNKATPVGTPFAETSSLFKGPLDVGQSAASYVAPSPSTVAQYSLFQSGWNVPLTSAALAHQDQSSGRAVVKPPNHHRATVVDPLAGSGGSTVYPPTLPSPQATENRRPTSFGTSFPSAGMQTNYASPSQSPFGGFGFGGGWVGSGVWAPNGASGGGGSSPSGAHNLQSIWGSDFTPSEGMSPLQQLLQEQKKQQKEDT, encoded by the exons ATTACAAGATCTATACAAGAGCATCCTCTTAACCGATCTAGAATCTGCATTAGACAAGAAGGTTGAGCAAGACCT GTGGAACTGTGCCTTCAAAAGTCAAATAGACTTTTTACGGCAACAAGCCAAGGAAAGGAAG GGTACTAAAAAGGTTGAAGTCCAAGCTGTATTGACTTTATTTCTTGAAGCTTCCAGTGGTTTTTACATTCAG CTTTTACAGGAGTTGTGCCTGACATACAGGCTAGATATACCAGGCCATGTCAGATCTTCACAATTAGGCATTCTTGAAG AAATCAACGGCAATAATTGTGTGACAAAGAAGCCTCATACTCAGTCATGTTACTACATCTGCCAAGACTGTTTGGTGCATTTGGGAGACATAG CTCGGTATTGTGATGACCCTGATCAGGCTGAGGTGTTTTATCATCATGCTCTTGTGTTAGTTCCTTCAAATG GCCAACCATACAACCAGTTGGCTATACTAGCTAGTGGTAAAGGAGATGAACTGGGAACAGTGTACTACTACTGTCGAAG CATTGCTGTAAAGAATCCATTCCCAGCAGCATCCACAAATCTCCAGAAGACACTGAGTAAAGTTGTTTCAAGGCATAATACAAG AGATGTCACTCAAAACATATCCAAGGCAGAGTTGGGCCACATCTTCCTACAGTTTCATGGTCATGTTTATCTTGTACAAG ATCTTGAAGAGGCAAAGGTTCTCAAAGATTGCATTCTTGTTGCTTTGAAA GGCATACTGAAGCAGAACAAATTCACTTCCAATTTCCTCATTAAACTGGTGTCCATCACTTTGTTTGTGCTGTGGAATGTAAAAACTGGTGGAGCAGATGAACTGGAAGAGTTTGACTGCATTGGCAAGGATGAAGAG GAATGTTTGAAGCTGACTCTGAGCTTTGCAG TGGAATTGTTTGATGTGCTTGTACTGAGTGCCTGTGAGAGTGGGCCCTCAAATGAACAGTCTGATGTGCTTCCAGCTCTCAATTTGCTGTGTCAGTGGTTTGCAGCTGCATCCCCTAACACCTGGAATGGAGATatcctcaagaaagcaaa GATTTGGGAAGATTTTGCTGCCTTGCTTAATCTCTTACAAGTGACTTACCCTCATCTGCCGGAGAAAACAG ATCTTCCTCTGTATGAAGACTGGGAACTTCAGTGCTTTCTTCCTCTTCGAATCACCCAAAG gaAACTGACATACAGCATGAAGAGGACAAAGCCTGATGATGAAGTTGCTCACAGAGTTGGCAGACTTGTTAGGTTTGCAAATCGGTTGGTGACTAGCACTCCTTG TATCTTATCCAAAGTGGAAGATCTAGCAACTGGACTGtcccaattttctttgaagGTCAACACCTCGTCACCGATTGAGGAG ATCTCAGCCCAAGAAGACAAATTTCCCAAGTCACCTCAAGACATCGATTTAGAATCAGCAGGACAAAAGCTGTTGGCTTCCTTGCCCACCTTGAACAAG gcAACACCCGTAGGAACACCATTTGCAGAGACAAG CTCGCTATTCAAAGGTCCATTAGATGTCGGCCAGTCGGCAGCTTCATATGTAGCACCGTCTCCCTCCACAGTAGCTCAGTATTCACTTTTCCAGTCAGGGTGGAATGTACCTCTTACGTCCGCGGCTCTTGCACATCAAG ATCAGTCATCCGGGAGAGCTGTCGTTAAGCCACCAAATCACCACCGTGCCACTGTAGTGGACCCCTTGGCTGGGTCAGGCGGAAGCACCGtatacccacccaccctccCATCTCCCCAAGCTACAGAGAACCGACGGCCTACCAGCTTTGGAACTAGTTTTCCTTCAGCAGGAATGCAGACCAACTACGCTTCTCCGTCCCAGTCTCCATTTGGTGGGTTTGGGTTTGGTGGTGGCTGGGTGGGCTCGGGAGTCTGGGCTCCAAACGGTGCTAGCGGCGGCGGAGGATCAAGTCCCTCTGGGGCGCACAACTTGCAG TCTATCTGGGGTTCAGACTTCACTCCTTCTGAGGGCATGTCACCGCTACAGCAGCTATTGCAGGAGCAAAAGAAACAGCAGAAGGAGGACACTTGA